Within Deinococcus ruber, the genomic segment CGTGCCTGATCTGTCCCCGGTACTTGGCGTCGGTTCTCAACCGTTCCGCCAGTGCCTGCACCGGTCCCGCCGCCACGTCCGGGAGCAGCCGTGACAGGGCCAGCGCCCCGCTTCGGGCTCCCTGTACCGCGAGCAGCACTTCATCCGGCTCGAAACCTACCAGCGCCGGTTCCAGCACCACACTCAAGGCCCACCGAACGCGGCGAACGAAAGCGTCCGGATCGAGATCAGGGCGAACAAGCGGGGGGAGTGCGGCACCCGGGAGCGGCGGCAGTGCCAGCGCGGCCCGCTGCCGCTGCCGTTCTGCCCGTTCAACGCAGAGCGGTGCAGAGCCAGTGTTCTGCAGGAGGGCAGCGGCGGTGATCGTCCTCGCGGTCGCTTCTTCCCAGCTGTCTGGCCCGACGTGCGGCCGGTGCCAGCGGCGCAGGTGATGCAGATGCCAGCCCGCACCGACGTTGACTGGGCCGTGGTGCCAGGGCAAGGCGAAGACCCGGCGCGCTGCTCTGGAGGTCCAGCCGGGAGCCACGTGTCCGGGCACAGGGGCGTCCTCCCAGGCGGCGGCCAATTCGAGCACACTGCGGAGGGAGAGCATGCGCCGTAGGCGACGCTGGATCGCCTTGGAAGGCGTTGCTTCAGGATCGGCTGAGGCCCACCCTGTCAGAAGTTCTGGCAGGGCGTGGGCGTCCTCAATGATCTGCGTGTGCAGCGTCCGGAGCGCGTGGTCGAGATCGCTCGCCGGGTACAGCTGCCAGGGAACGCCAACGGAACCAGGTGCAGTCGGGCTGACCAGCACGGTTCTCGGCCCAGCAAACAGACTCAGACCTTCCAGACCTTCGCCTGGCGTGATGTCAACCTGCAGCGCCGAGCGGCCGAGGGCGCGCTGTCGTTCGAGCTGCCTGACGAGGAACGGGGCAAGTCTTGGCTGAGCCATCAGCTGGCCCAGGCCACAAGGGCAGGAGAGGAGACTGGGAAGACGAACTGCACGTTCCCGAGCTTACCCGGAGGTCCCATCCATGCCGTCTGCCTGGTGGCTTAACCCAGGAGCTCCTCTTACTATGCTGAATGGCCTGAAGGGTTCAGTTCGCCGTCTGACTTCGAGCGGGCTGAACCACTGCTCAGGCACCTGGGCGCGGCGATGGCTGAATTGCTGGGCCTGCTGCGCCGCTCAGGCATAGAAGAGGCCCAGGCCACCGAGCTGTTCGGCACGCTGCCGGTCGTCAGCCCGGCGCTGAAAGGGACGAACTCATGCTGGCCCGCGATTTTGCGCCGCAGTTCCCGGTTGAGCACGTCGAAAAAGATGTCCGGTACCTGCTGGAGGTCGCTTGGCAGGTGGGCGCAGCGCTGCCGCTGACCGAAGCGGTCAAGGAGGTATACGGGCGTGCCGTCTGGCAGGGGCACGGAGCGCAGAACATCGGCGGGGTGATGCAGCTCTATCTGCACGACAGCACCCCT encodes:
- a CDS encoding NAD-binding protein; its protein translation is MLARDFAPQFPVEHVEKDVRYLLEVAWQVGAALPLTEAVKEVYGRAVWQGHGAQNIGGVMQLYLHDSTP